A genomic region of Tsukamurella pulmonis contains the following coding sequences:
- a CDS encoding SMI1/KNR4 family protein produces MHPLVARLDAALAANYPNLCKSLGPGSSQQDLDELEDFFGAALPAAYRDFLAWRGPQPDAVDSTGDIYIRTYGLTTAQRALEKVRMMRQLRAAEPGWRESVWWGEYYLPLMEHGGPELVIDVAGETRLKNDDGSSELFRSVPGQVVEFHHADEFREVHAPSLYLWLEALAITLERKLVEEYVWDDDSGRGAGVELDEPFDDVLRELAPAYPRYLPVLHQPHEFS; encoded by the coding sequence ATGCACCCGCTCGTCGCCAGGCTCGATGCTGCTCTTGCCGCGAACTACCCGAACCTGTGCAAGTCGCTCGGACCTGGATCGTCGCAACAGGACCTCGATGAGTTGGAGGATTTCTTCGGCGCGGCACTTCCGGCGGCATATCGGGATTTCCTCGCGTGGAGAGGGCCCCAGCCGGACGCCGTGGACTCAACCGGTGACATCTACATCAGGACTTACGGGCTTACGACCGCGCAGCGGGCACTCGAGAAAGTGCGGATGATGCGCCAGCTGCGGGCGGCGGAGCCCGGCTGGCGCGAATCGGTGTGGTGGGGGGAGTACTACCTCCCGCTCATGGAACACGGTGGTCCGGAGCTGGTCATCGACGTAGCGGGCGAGACGCGCCTGAAGAACGACGACGGCTCGTCCGAACTGTTCCGCAGCGTTCCCGGGCAGGTGGTGGAATTTCATCACGCCGATGAGTTCCGCGAGGTTCACGCGCCGAGTCTGTACCTGTGGCTGGAAGCCCTTGCGATCACCTTGGAGCGCAAGCTGGTAGAGGAGTACGTCTGGGATGACGACAGCGGGCGCGGAGCCGGGGTCGAACTCGACGAGCCCTTCGACGACGTTCTCAGGGAACTCGCGCCCGCGTATCCGCGCTACCTTCCCGTGCTTCACCAACCGCACGAGTTCTCGTGA
- a CDS encoding PucR family transcriptional regulator, with translation MSAESLAPLRRAPDLYDDQFARVLSGAGAAELVDAVVDGYDCVTAALVVDGADCEVARAPFVAALDPRRDRWVLDAVTQGRRTGRPVVLPHGQGHAVFHPATVSCRCVGGLLVLVRGGVDDGTVAAVGRFAGLFALIAARDLALLQPGGTVDLPVVGDLLTHHGAVDAPLRARAERAGIDLSAAWIVGVVGPTSRADLRRIRAVLGAGRGVDFVSVLDGVAVVLSRGGDAAAAAADVRAEIRRVVGADVLVCAAAVDDVEAGGLVRGYEAAAGAERVLRSSGRRRGAVDVASLPAYLPLLRALSSSELAEFVHSLLGPLREFDRATSSDLVRTLAVFFEENMNTAATARRLGLHPNTVVKRQHRIAEFLGDEWADGAAGVSLRLALSIDALAVDQPGRDVVGAAVPYGSSPAP, from the coding sequence GTGTCCGCCGAGAGTCTCGCGCCGCTGCGGCGGGCGCCCGACCTGTACGACGACCAGTTCGCGCGCGTGCTGTCCGGTGCCGGTGCTGCGGAGCTCGTGGACGCCGTGGTGGACGGATATGACTGCGTCACAGCGGCGTTGGTGGTCGACGGTGCCGATTGCGAAGTGGCTCGCGCCCCCTTCGTGGCGGCGCTGGATCCCCGGCGCGACCGCTGGGTCCTCGACGCGGTGACGCAGGGGCGGCGCACCGGCCGGCCGGTGGTCCTGCCGCACGGACAGGGGCACGCGGTCTTCCACCCGGCGACGGTGTCGTGCCGCTGCGTGGGCGGGCTGCTCGTCCTCGTGCGGGGCGGCGTCGACGACGGGACCGTCGCCGCCGTCGGCCGGTTCGCGGGGCTGTTCGCTCTGATCGCGGCGCGCGACCTCGCCCTTCTGCAGCCGGGCGGCACCGTCGACCTTCCCGTGGTCGGTGACCTTCTGACGCACCACGGCGCGGTCGACGCGCCCCTGCGGGCACGGGCGGAGCGGGCGGGTATCGATCTGTCCGCGGCGTGGATCGTCGGGGTCGTGGGGCCGACCTCGCGGGCCGACCTGCGGAGGATTCGCGCGGTGCTCGGGGCGGGGCGCGGCGTCGACTTCGTGTCGGTGCTGGACGGGGTGGCGGTCGTCCTGTCGCGCGGAGGGGACGCCGCGGCGGCGGCCGCCGATGTCAGGGCCGAGATCCGGCGGGTGGTGGGGGCGGACGTGCTGGTGTGCGCCGCCGCGGTGGACGACGTGGAGGCCGGGGGCCTGGTCCGTGGGTACGAGGCGGCGGCCGGGGCGGAGAGGGTACTGCGATCGAGCGGCCGCCGGCGGGGTGCCGTCGACGTGGCCTCCCTGCCGGCCTACCTCCCGCTACTGAGGGCGCTCTCGTCGTCGGAGCTCGCGGAGTTCGTGCACTCGCTGCTCGGTCCGCTCCGGGAGTTCGACCGCGCGACCTCGTCCGACCTCGTCCGCACCCTCGCGGTGTTCTTCGAGGAGAACATGAACACGGCGGCCACCGCTCGACGGCTCGGTCTGCACCCCAACACGGTCGTCAAGCGGCAGCACCGCATCGCCGAGTTTCTCGGCGATGAGTGGGCGGACGGGGCGGCGGGCGTCAGTCTGAGGCTGGCGCTGAGCATCGACGCCCTCGCCGTCGATCAGCCCGGTCGGGACGTGGTGGGGGCGGCGGTGCCGTACGGGTCGTCGCCTGCACCGTGA
- a CDS encoding DNA repair helicase XPB yields the protein MTDGPLIVQSDKTLLLEVDHELADAARAAIAPFAELERAPEHVHTYRVTPLALWNARAAGHDAEQVVDALVNYSRYPVPQPLLVDVVDTMSRYGRLQLVKHPAHGLTLVSLDRAVLEEVLRHKKIAPMVGARIDDDTVVVHPSERGHLKQLLLKVGWPAEDLAGYVDGESHPIALDTDSHPWELRDYQKIAADSFWLGGSGVVVLPCGAGKTMVGAAAMARAQATTLILVTNTVAGRQWKRELLARTSLTEEEIGEYSGEKKEIRPVTIATYQVLTRKSKGEYKNLDLFDSRDWGLMIYDEVHLLPAPVFRMTADLQSRRRLGLTATLVREDGREGDVFSLIGPKRYDAPWKDIEAQGWIAPADCVEVRVTLTENQRMQYATAEPDERYQLASTAPTKVAVVKSILERHKGAPTLVIGAYLDQLEELGRELDAPVITGSVKNKEREALFDRFRSGEISTLVVSKVANFSIDLPEASVAVQVSGTFGSRQEEAQRLGRLLRPKHDGGTAHFYSVVSRDTLDADYAAHRQRFLAEQGYAYRIVDADDILGPAIGEAG from the coding sequence ATGACCGACGGACCCCTCATCGTCCAGTCCGACAAGACGCTCCTCCTCGAGGTCGACCACGAACTGGCGGATGCCGCGCGCGCCGCGATCGCGCCCTTCGCCGAACTGGAGCGGGCCCCCGAGCACGTGCACACCTATCGCGTGACCCCGCTGGCGCTGTGGAACGCGCGCGCCGCGGGCCACGACGCCGAGCAGGTGGTGGACGCGCTGGTGAACTACTCGCGGTACCCGGTGCCGCAGCCGCTGCTGGTCGACGTGGTCGACACCATGAGCCGGTACGGACGGCTGCAGCTGGTCAAGCATCCGGCGCACGGCCTCACCCTGGTCTCGCTCGACCGGGCGGTGCTCGAGGAGGTGCTGCGGCACAAGAAGATCGCCCCGATGGTGGGCGCCCGCATCGACGACGACACCGTCGTGGTGCACCCTTCCGAGCGCGGGCACCTCAAGCAGTTGCTGCTCAAGGTCGGCTGGCCCGCGGAGGACCTGGCCGGCTACGTGGACGGCGAATCCCATCCGATCGCACTCGACACGGACTCGCACCCGTGGGAGCTGCGCGACTACCAGAAGATCGCGGCCGACTCGTTCTGGCTCGGCGGTTCGGGCGTCGTGGTCCTCCCCTGCGGCGCCGGCAAGACGATGGTGGGCGCGGCGGCGATGGCGCGGGCGCAGGCCACCACCCTGATCCTCGTGACGAACACCGTGGCCGGCCGGCAGTGGAAGCGAGAGCTGCTGGCGCGCACGTCGCTCACCGAGGAGGAGATCGGCGAGTACTCGGGCGAGAAGAAGGAGATCCGCCCGGTCACGATCGCGACGTACCAGGTGCTCACGCGGAAATCGAAGGGCGAGTACAAGAACCTCGACCTGTTCGACTCCCGCGACTGGGGCCTGATGATCTACGACGAGGTGCACCTGCTTCCCGCGCCGGTGTTCCGCATGACGGCGGATCTGCAGTCCCGGCGGCGCCTCGGCCTGACGGCCACCCTGGTGCGCGAGGACGGCCGCGAGGGTGACGTCTTCTCCCTGATCGGGCCGAAGCGCTACGACGCGCCGTGGAAGGACATCGAGGCGCAGGGCTGGATCGCGCCCGCCGATTGCGTGGAGGTGCGCGTCACGCTCACCGAGAACCAGCGCATGCAGTACGCCACCGCCGAGCCCGACGAGCGCTACCAGCTGGCTTCCACCGCACCCACCAAGGTCGCGGTGGTGAAGTCGATCCTGGAGCGGCACAAGGGAGCTCCCACGCTGGTGATCGGTGCCTACCTGGATCAGCTGGAGGAGCTGGGCCGCGAGCTGGACGCCCCCGTCATCACCGGATCGGTGAAGAACAAGGAGCGCGAGGCCCTGTTCGACCGGTTCCGCTCCGGCGAGATCTCCACGCTGGTGGTGAGCAAGGTCGCGAACTTCTCCATCGACCTGCCCGAAGCCTCGGTGGCCGTGCAGGTCTCGGGGACCTTCGGCTCGCGGCAGGAGGAGGCGCAGCGCCTCGGCCGGCTGCTGCGCCCCAAGCACGACGGTGGCACGGCGCACTTCTACTCCGTCGTCTCACGCGACACCCTCGACGCGGACTACGCCGCGCACCGCCAGCGCTTCCTCGCCGAGCAGGGCTACGCCTACCGGATCGTCGACGCCGACGACATCCTCGGCCCCGCCATCGGAGAGGCCGGGTAA
- a CDS encoding TetR/AcrR family transcriptional regulator, producing the protein MTTRMSGPERRAQVLQVAAREFGAHGLHGASIDTVAHEAGITQAYVFRMFGTKKALFLELVSGAFAGLVDAMARAADGATGIDALSRMGAEYYENLADDTALRLQLQGFAACGDPEVRDVVRGCFARLWDTAAAGTGLDPVTVKTFLAFGMLLNTGAALDVGDVAAPWAAGVRTRIQPGLFEHISTATNRPASP; encoded by the coding sequence GTGACCACCCGAATGAGCGGACCCGAGCGCAGGGCGCAGGTGTTGCAGGTCGCTGCGCGCGAATTCGGCGCGCACGGGTTGCACGGCGCGTCGATCGACACCGTCGCGCACGAAGCGGGCATCACCCAGGCCTACGTGTTCCGGATGTTCGGCACGAAGAAGGCGCTGTTCCTCGAACTCGTCAGCGGCGCCTTCGCCGGGCTCGTCGATGCCATGGCGCGGGCCGCCGACGGGGCCACGGGGATCGATGCCCTGTCCCGGATGGGCGCCGAGTACTACGAGAACCTCGCCGACGACACCGCGTTGCGGCTCCAGCTCCAGGGCTTCGCGGCGTGCGGTGATCCCGAGGTCCGCGACGTCGTGCGCGGCTGCTTCGCGCGCCTGTGGGACACCGCTGCCGCCGGCACCGGGCTCGATCCCGTCACCGTCAAGACCTTCCTGGCGTTCGGCATGCTGCTCAACACCGGGGCGGCGCTCGACGTCGGGGACGTCGCAGCGCCGTGGGCCGCGGGCGTCCGGACCCGCATCCAGCCCGGACTGTTCGAGCACATCAGCACGGCGACCAACCGGCCGGCATCGCCATGA
- a CDS encoding phytoene desaturase family protein: MTSAVVVGSGPNGLTAAACLARAGLEVTVLEAEPTIGGACRSDSLRGTVVDRFSTGHPLAHASPALREVGLDIEWGTAPIDVAHPLSPDPADAVGTLADVPDCGPEVMPVFFGPLTAVPRHPVVATRWGPRFLLPATATAAALGRVGGAVFAGVAAHSIAPQHLPMTSSIGYLLSGVRPWPVPLGGSQRISDALARVVEAHGGRLRTGERVTALPDADVVVLDTGLPAARELLGDRAPRWLRRRAAQWRFGPAAFKVDLVVDGGIPWTHAELRRSAFVHLGGTAREIAAKELMVNRGRMPARPVIILSQQYLADPSRCHGDLTPVSMYAHCPNGFPGDLTESIIAEVERHAPGVRERIVETRAVGPAGLQAVNANLVGGDIAAGAAVPAQLVRRPTLVDPYRLTDRVFLCSSAAGAPGVHGMVGWHAAASVLRTL; this comes from the coding sequence ATGACCTCCGCCGTCGTCGTCGGATCGGGGCCCAACGGGCTCACCGCAGCCGCGTGCCTGGCGCGCGCCGGCCTGGAGGTGACGGTGCTGGAGGCCGAGCCCACGATCGGCGGTGCCTGCCGCTCGGACTCGTTGCGGGGGACGGTGGTGGACCGGTTCTCGACGGGCCACCCGCTCGCCCACGCCTCGCCCGCGTTGCGCGAGGTGGGCCTCGACATCGAGTGGGGCACCGCCCCGATCGACGTGGCCCACCCGCTCTCGCCCGACCCGGCCGACGCCGTCGGCACCCTCGCCGACGTCCCGGACTGCGGGCCCGAGGTCATGCCGGTCTTCTTCGGGCCGCTGACCGCCGTGCCGCGACATCCGGTGGTCGCGACCCGGTGGGGTCCGCGCTTCCTGCTCCCCGCCACGGCCACCGCGGCCGCCCTGGGCCGCGTGGGTGGTGCCGTCTTCGCCGGGGTCGCAGCGCATTCCATCGCACCGCAGCACCTGCCGATGACCAGCTCGATCGGCTACCTGCTCTCCGGGGTGCGTCCCTGGCCCGTGCCCCTCGGCGGCTCGCAGCGGATCTCCGACGCGCTCGCGCGGGTCGTCGAGGCGCACGGCGGCCGGCTGCGCACCGGCGAGCGGGTGACGGCACTGCCCGACGCCGACGTCGTCGTCCTGGACACCGGCCTGCCCGCCGCGCGGGAACTGCTCGGCGACCGCGCGCCGCGGTGGCTGCGGCGCCGCGCCGCGCAATGGCGTTTCGGGCCCGCGGCGTTCAAGGTGGATCTGGTGGTCGACGGCGGGATCCCCTGGACCCATGCGGAACTCCGACGGTCCGCGTTCGTCCATCTGGGCGGCACCGCGCGCGAGATCGCGGCCAAGGAGCTGATGGTCAATCGCGGGCGGATGCCCGCGCGGCCGGTGATCATCCTGTCTCAGCAGTACCTCGCCGATCCTTCGCGCTGCCACGGCGATCTCACGCCCGTGTCGATGTACGCCCACTGCCCCAACGGTTTTCCGGGTGATCTCACCGAGTCGATCATCGCCGAGGTGGAGCGGCACGCGCCGGGGGTGCGGGAGCGGATCGTCGAGACGCGCGCCGTCGGGCCCGCGGGCCTGCAGGCGGTGAACGCGAACCTCGTCGGCGGCGACATCGCGGCCGGCGCCGCCGTGCCCGCGCAACTGGTGCGCCGCCCGACGCTGGTGGACCCCTACCGCCTCACCGATCGGGTGTTCCTGTGCTCCTCCGCCGCCGGCGCCCCCGGCGTGCACGGGATGGTCGGGTGGCACGCGGCCGCCTCGGTGCTGCGCACTCTGTGA
- a CDS encoding MFS transporter — protein sequence MTTRLPGALVTVALCAAVVGSVGAPLITAVARSEGVSLGAAQWTLTITLFTGAIAGPVLGRLGGGPLRRRAILGTLGLVAVGGVLTVLPTAFGALLVGRALQGVGIALVPLLVSVARSALPVERSAGTIASLSVASTVGIGVGYPLISFVDQQWGLRAAYGAGLAITVAALVVAWRFVPVDAPGPRPRIDVRGALLLAAGTFGALLLVAEPAVWGRPAVAIGVLGGTVATLAAWVRVELRTDEPLVDLRLVARPPVAAANLAMLVSGVGMYLLFSDLTRYVQVPAGAPYGFALPGVAAGAALIPFSVLGFVAGRVVPRIASRIGPRATFAMSSALVVAAAGIFVAGRDRLPAVLASLAVLGFAVGVASAVMPRLVLDGTPQSETASVMAVNQIARAVGFAVGSALAGLLLARATPAGALLPAQGGYIAAALWVILPAAASVAVLAAGSARSRGRVSTR from the coding sequence ATGACGACCCGGCTCCCCGGTGCGCTGGTCACCGTCGCCCTGTGTGCGGCGGTGGTCGGCAGCGTCGGGGCGCCCCTGATCACCGCGGTGGCGCGTTCGGAGGGCGTGTCGTTGGGGGCCGCGCAGTGGACTCTGACGATCACGCTGTTCACCGGTGCGATCGCCGGGCCGGTACTCGGCCGGCTCGGCGGGGGACCGCTGCGCCGCCGCGCGATCCTCGGCACGCTGGGGCTGGTCGCCGTGGGTGGGGTCCTCACGGTGCTGCCGACGGCGTTCGGCGCGCTCCTCGTCGGGCGCGCGCTCCAGGGGGTGGGCATCGCCCTCGTGCCGCTGCTGGTCAGCGTGGCGCGCAGCGCCCTTCCCGTGGAGCGTTCCGCCGGAACGATCGCGTCCCTCTCCGTCGCCTCGACCGTCGGTATCGGTGTGGGGTATCCGCTGATCAGCTTCGTCGATCAGCAGTGGGGGCTCCGCGCCGCGTACGGCGCCGGGCTGGCGATCACCGTCGCCGCCCTCGTCGTCGCCTGGCGGTTCGTTCCCGTCGACGCACCCGGGCCGCGGCCGCGGATCGACGTGCGCGGAGCGCTCTTGCTCGCGGCCGGTACCTTCGGCGCGCTGCTGCTGGTCGCCGAACCCGCGGTGTGGGGTCGGCCGGCGGTCGCGATCGGCGTGCTCGGCGGCACCGTCGCGACGCTCGCAGCGTGGGTACGTGTGGAACTGCGCACGGACGAGCCCCTCGTCGACCTCCGGCTCGTCGCGCGCCCTCCCGTGGCCGCGGCGAACCTCGCGATGCTGGTGTCCGGGGTAGGGATGTATCTCCTGTTCAGCGACCTCACGCGCTACGTCCAGGTGCCCGCCGGCGCGCCGTACGGGTTCGCTCTCCCGGGGGTGGCTGCGGGGGCCGCGCTGATCCCCTTCTCGGTGCTGGGCTTCGTCGCCGGCAGGGTGGTGCCCCGCATCGCGAGCCGGATCGGTCCGCGTGCGACGTTCGCGATGTCGTCGGCACTCGTGGTCGCGGCGGCGGGGATCTTCGTCGCCGGACGGGATCGTCTCCCCGCGGTGCTCGCGTCCCTCGCGGTTCTGGGGTTCGCCGTCGGGGTCGCGTCCGCGGTGATGCCGCGCCTGGTGCTCGACGGGACGCCGCAGTCCGAGACAGCCAGCGTCATGGCCGTCAACCAGATCGCCCGCGCCGTGGGATTCGCGGTGGGCAGCGCGCTCGCCGGGCTTCTGCTGGCTCGCGCCACGCCCGCCGGGGCGCTCCTCCCTGCGCAGGGTGGATACATCGCGGCCGCTCTGTGGGTGATCCTCCCCGCTGCCGCGAGCGTCGCGGTTCTCGCTGCAGGGAGCGCGCGTTCGCGAGGGCGGGTGTCGACGCGGTAG
- a CDS encoding HNH endonuclease produces the protein MEKVHEAEVDRPPDGGVIDRLRSSEVRRCRLMFEQYALAASLLRERVCERIAAGVGQDRWQQGAAAELALALHLSPHTAAKFLARAVELERHLPHTRARLHDGDLAPEAIPVIIGGLAHLDIADRQTADQQLCADPATLAGMGLKQLAAHVEQIAYALDARATVDRNASAEKDRTVTIRPLPEGMARVSLLLPLAQAVGAYAHLRKHADTLLGHGTELRARGQIMADTAFARLTGRASIDGQPVLVNLTIPATVLLGDRPGTAHLDGGGTLPAEIARNLVGHATAAGLAWVKRLYIAPESGAVVAMDSRQRLFPDGLADMIRARDRYCRTPYCDAPIAHTDHVTPHATGGKTSYTNGQGLCAACNYAKEAPGWHAHTLEDPTGRHTVETHTPTGHVHRSTAPPQAA, from the coding sequence ATGGAGAAAGTTCATGAAGCGGAGGTTGATCGGCCTCCCGATGGCGGTGTGATCGATCGGTTGCGTTCGAGTGAGGTCCGACGGTGCCGTCTAATGTTCGAACAGTACGCCCTCGCGGCGTCGCTGCTGCGGGAGCGGGTGTGCGAGCGGATCGCCGCCGGTGTGGGCCAGGACCGCTGGCAGCAGGGCGCCGCCGCGGAACTCGCCCTGGCACTGCACCTCTCGCCGCACACCGCCGCGAAGTTCCTCGCCCGCGCAGTGGAGCTCGAGCGGCACCTGCCGCACACCCGCGCCCGCCTGCACGACGGAGACCTCGCCCCGGAGGCGATCCCCGTGATCATCGGCGGCCTGGCGCACCTGGATATCGCGGACCGGCAGACCGCGGATCAGCAACTGTGCGCCGACCCGGCGACCCTGGCGGGAATGGGACTCAAGCAACTCGCCGCCCACGTCGAGCAGATCGCGTACGCGCTCGATGCGCGGGCCACCGTGGACCGGAACGCCTCCGCGGAGAAGGACCGCACCGTCACCATCCGCCCGCTCCCCGAAGGCATGGCCAGGGTCTCGCTACTGCTGCCACTGGCGCAGGCGGTCGGCGCGTACGCGCACCTGCGCAAACACGCCGACACCCTCCTCGGCCACGGCACCGAACTCCGCGCGCGCGGGCAGATCATGGCCGACACCGCGTTCGCCCGCCTCACCGGCCGCGCATCGATCGACGGCCAACCCGTGCTGGTGAACCTGACCATCCCCGCGACCGTCCTGCTGGGCGATCGGCCCGGCACCGCGCACCTCGACGGCGGCGGCACACTGCCGGCGGAAATCGCCCGCAACCTCGTCGGCCACGCCACCGCCGCGGGTCTCGCGTGGGTCAAACGCCTCTACATCGCCCCCGAATCGGGTGCGGTCGTGGCGATGGACTCCCGGCAACGCCTCTTCCCCGACGGGCTGGCGGACATGATCCGCGCACGGGACCGCTACTGCCGCACCCCGTACTGCGACGCACCCATCGCCCACACCGACCACGTCACCCCACACGCCACAGGCGGCAAGACCAGCTACACCAACGGGCAAGGACTGTGCGCGGCCTGCAACTACGCCAAAGAAGCACCCGGCTGGCACGCCCACACCCTCGAAGACCCCACCGGACGGCACACCGTCGAAACCCACACCCCCACAGGACATGTGCACCGATCCACCGCACCGCCGCAGGCGGCGTGA
- a CDS encoding alpha/beta hydrolase family protein translates to MTNEARSSRRRDRSVGPQRWAAVIIVALLLSAAAAVALLDHRKARDRAAAPGTVTVTTHQYLSVPGVDGDTLSGYLFRPAVHGSAAATPTIVLIHGGGWLNGATAEYVRPAAQALADRGFVVWSLNYRRVGDGGGWPTTFTDLAAGVDHLARIQSHVPEIDLSRVTVVGHSAGGQLAAWTAGRGTLPDGAPGARPVVRPHAVVSLAGVLDMRLSLTKNDHVLRVMGGTPEQYPDRYRLVDPLERMDPRVPVVAITGTDDSVVPPREAAEYVEALRRKGGSSALIEIPQTGHGEVIDVRTTWWPMIASAIATVAEHGPRAVPAGAGA, encoded by the coding sequence ATGACGAACGAGGCGAGGAGCTCCCGCCGGAGGGACCGGTCCGTCGGTCCCCAGCGCTGGGCGGCCGTGATCATCGTGGCGCTCCTCCTGTCGGCCGCCGCGGCGGTGGCGCTGCTCGACCACCGCAAGGCCCGCGATCGAGCCGCGGCCCCCGGCACGGTCACGGTGACCACGCACCAGTACCTCTCGGTCCCCGGCGTCGACGGCGACACGCTGAGCGGCTATCTGTTCCGCCCCGCGGTGCACGGCTCGGCGGCGGCGACACCCACGATCGTGCTGATCCACGGCGGCGGATGGCTCAACGGGGCGACCGCCGAGTACGTCCGGCCCGCCGCGCAGGCGCTCGCGGATCGCGGCTTCGTGGTGTGGAGCCTGAACTACCGCCGCGTCGGGGACGGCGGCGGCTGGCCCACCACCTTCACCGACCTCGCCGCCGGAGTCGATCACCTCGCCCGGATTCAGTCCCACGTCCCCGAGATCGATCTGAGCCGGGTCACCGTCGTCGGCCATTCCGCGGGCGGCCAGCTCGCTGCGTGGACCGCCGGACGCGGGACGCTCCCGGACGGGGCGCCGGGGGCCCGCCCGGTCGTGCGCCCGCACGCCGTGGTCTCGCTCGCGGGCGTCCTCGACATGCGGCTGTCCCTCACCAAGAACGATCACGTCCTGCGCGTGATGGGCGGCACGCCGGAGCAGTACCCCGACCGCTACCGCCTGGTGGATCCCCTCGAGCGGATGGATCCCCGCGTCCCGGTCGTCGCGATCACCGGCACCGACGACTCCGTCGTACCGCCGCGGGAGGCCGCCGAGTACGTGGAGGCACTGCGCCGCAAGGGCGGAAGCTCCGCGCTCATCGAGATCCCGCAGACGGGCCACGGCGAGGTCATCGACGTCCGCACCACGTGGTGGCCCATGATCGCGAGCGCGATCGCCACCGTCGCCGAGCACGGCCCGCGGGCGGTGCCGGCAGGAGCCGGGGCGTGA
- a CDS encoding helix-turn-helix transcriptional regulator, producing the protein MDIRFVRQDFAESVDWTIAGQRHEVLIWRGGTANSKEFAFASGSSGRIVPAPSSVWVVPAGDSSTAVARRAAYDFARVTLPAALSASTALLPVVSRRDPLLHQLVDRIAGIADRRDAVARLLRESLLDTMRLHILDQYGERPVPPTAPRALDPRALDRVVEILDDAADADIDLRALAAAEGVSTDAFRRAFVRTFRTTPHRYLLDRRIARAQTLLVTTSLSMTEISTTLGFASPSHFAATFKRRVGRTPSAYRAAP; encoded by the coding sequence ATGGATATCCGATTCGTCCGGCAGGACTTCGCGGAGAGCGTCGACTGGACGATCGCGGGGCAGCGCCACGAGGTGCTGATCTGGCGCGGCGGCACCGCGAACTCGAAGGAGTTCGCGTTCGCGAGCGGCTCGTCCGGGCGGATCGTTCCCGCACCGAGCAGTGTCTGGGTCGTGCCCGCCGGTGACAGCTCCACCGCGGTGGCGCGGCGCGCCGCGTACGACTTCGCCCGCGTCACCCTTCCCGCCGCGCTCTCCGCCTCGACAGCGCTCCTGCCCGTGGTGAGTCGACGGGATCCGTTGCTGCACCAGCTCGTCGACCGGATCGCGGGCATCGCCGATCGACGGGACGCCGTCGCACGGCTCCTGCGCGAATCGCTGCTCGACACGATGCGACTGCACATCCTGGATCAGTACGGTGAGCGGCCCGTCCCGCCAACCGCGCCGCGCGCGTTGGACCCCCGCGCCCTGGATCGCGTGGTGGAGATCCTCGACGATGCGGCCGACGCCGACATCGATCTCCGAGCGCTCGCCGCGGCGGAGGGGGTGTCCACCGACGCCTTCCGTCGCGCCTTCGTCCGCACCTTCCGGACGACTCCGCACAGGTACCTGCTGGATCGCCGGATCGCCAGGGCGCAAACGCTGCTCGTGACCACCAGCCTCTCGATGACGGAGATCAGTACCACCCTGGGGTTCGCGAGCCCCAGCCATTTCGCCGCGACCTTCAAGCGGAGGGTGGGGCGCACCCCCAGCGCGTATCGCGCGGCCCCGTGA